A window from Kovacikia minuta CCNUW1 encodes these proteins:
- a CDS encoding DUF350 domain-containing protein, with translation MNQTLSNFLSQIVLVGAELLIGFAIFWVGQFTYQKLFRRVELNLELFVRDNPAVAIALVGYYLGIVTALAGALDKTGNTWQEQLLNLISYGAGVIVLMLVGAWVGDRFILRRCDTAREILEEQNVGAASVEAGVHIANGLILSAALAGESGGWLVGLVCWLVGMAVLILVSSLYPRIARYSVFGEICRRNNPAAGVALAGLLVATGNVVRVAFTPDFQNWPQSFTQYLVGLGICLLALAAIRWIADLVLVPGVKISDEIVHQSVPNLGAGLIEAFAYIAGSFLIAWSL, from the coding sequence ATGAACCAAACACTCTCCAATTTCCTCTCTCAAATTGTGCTGGTTGGTGCCGAACTCCTGATTGGCTTTGCAATTTTTTGGGTGGGGCAATTTACTTACCAAAAGTTGTTCCGGCGGGTTGAGTTGAATCTGGAATTGTTTGTGAGAGACAATCCGGCGGTGGCGATCGCCCTTGTGGGCTATTACCTGGGCATTGTTACAGCCCTGGCAGGTGCCCTGGACAAAACAGGAAATACCTGGCAGGAACAGTTGCTCAATTTGATCAGCTATGGAGCAGGAGTGATTGTGCTGATGCTGGTGGGGGCATGGGTGGGCGATCGCTTTATTCTGCGTCGTTGCGATACTGCCCGCGAAATCCTGGAAGAACAGAACGTTGGGGCTGCGTCTGTGGAAGCTGGAGTGCATATTGCCAATGGGCTGATCTTGAGTGCTGCCCTGGCTGGAGAAAGTGGGGGGTGGCTGGTGGGGTTGGTCTGTTGGCTGGTGGGCATGGCGGTTCTCATTTTGGTGAGTTCACTTTATCCCCGGATTGCCCGTTATAGCGTGTTTGGCGAGATTTGCAGACGCAACAATCCCGCAGCAGGTGTCGCCCTGGCGGGGCTACTGGTTGCAACCGGAAACGTTGTCAGGGTTGCTTTTACACCAGACTTTCAGAATTGGCCCCAAAGCTTCACCCAGTACCTGGTGGGATTGGGTATCTGTCTGCTTGCCCTGGCAGCCATTCGCTGGATTGCCGATCTGGTTCTGGTTCCCGGAGTCAAAATTTCCGATGAAATTGTCCACCAATCTGTTCCCAACCTGGGTGCAGGTTTGATTGAAGCGTTTGCCTATATTGCAGGCTCTTTCCTAATTGCCTGGAGCCTTTAG
- a CDS encoding bL12 family ribosomal protein, whose product MKFVKKVSAGVLLAFGIPVLLIGLIGGVAEKDSKEKIDLIAGSLIIGMPPTVLGGWLVRSLFLQHEREERDRLQSAFFKLLKQGNGRVTTLAFAMETGLDGEAAKAYLNKKAREFIANFDVDADGDMSYRFDVDSLNLLQMEQPISASATVAQGPFDVILETVPDSCKIGAIKVVRELTHLGLKEAKDLVEATPIKLREGVNENTAQECRQKLEAIGATVMVIEN is encoded by the coding sequence ATGAAGTTTGTTAAAAAGGTTTCAGCAGGGGTTTTACTGGCGTTTGGTATTCCGGTTCTTCTGATTGGGTTGATTGGTGGAGTTGCAGAAAAGGACAGCAAGGAAAAAATTGACCTGATTGCAGGTAGTTTGATAATTGGTATGCCCCCCACCGTATTGGGTGGATGGTTGGTGCGGAGTCTCTTCTTGCAGCATGAGCGGGAAGAACGCGATCGTCTCCAATCCGCTTTCTTTAAGCTGCTCAAGCAAGGAAATGGACGAGTTACAACCCTGGCATTTGCAATGGAAACTGGGTTAGACGGAGAAGCGGCAAAAGCCTATCTGAATAAGAAAGCCAGGGAATTTATTGCCAACTTTGATGTAGATGCAGACGGCGATATGTCCTACCGCTTCGACGTGGATAGCCTAAATTTGCTTCAGATGGAACAACCGATTTCTGCATCTGCGACTGTGGCTCAGGGACCGTTTGATGTGATTCTGGAGACTGTGCCTGACAGTTGCAAAATTGGGGCAATCAAAGTAGTTCGAGAGTTAACCCATCTGGGGCTAAAAGAAGCGAAAGATCTGGTGGAAGCAACCCCAATCAAATTGAGAGAAGGCGTTAACGAAAACACTGCGCAGGAGTGTCGGCAAAAATTGGAGGCGATCGGGGCAACCGTTATGGTGATTGAAAATTAG
- a CDS encoding pentapeptide repeat-containing protein produces the protein MFNTQRGSESFKETDLSEAYLFEASLPEINCSGSDLSRIHLPYANLSQANLCQAQLMDAEMGDIKLYQAKLSQANLQGANLSRANLRFADLQEADLTGANLQGADLHGANLNCCNLSNTDLRRANFSKATLDGAKLVNTNLFRAQDIDLSTALIDRTTIYPDGYQQGEGEEG, from the coding sequence TTGTTCAATACGCAACGGGGAAGCGAGAGTTTTAAAGAAACCGATTTGAGTGAAGCTTATCTGTTTGAGGCAAGCCTACCCGAAATTAATTGTTCAGGCAGTGACCTTAGCCGAATTCACCTTCCCTACGCAAACCTGAGTCAGGCAAATCTTTGTCAAGCCCAGCTTATGGATGCCGAAATGGGTGATATTAAACTCTACCAGGCAAAATTATCCCAGGCAAACCTCCAGGGAGCCAATTTGTCTAGAGCAAATTTGCGATTTGCTGATCTTCAGGAAGCTGACCTGACAGGCGCTAATTTGCAAGGTGCAGATTTACACGGCGCAAACCTTAACTGCTGCAATCTTAGCAATACCGATCTTCGGAGAGCAAATTTTAGCAAAGCGACCCTAGACGGAGCCAAACTGGTCAACACCAACCTGTTTCGTGCTCAGGATATTGATCTGTCCACTGCCTTGATCGATCGCACAACCATCTACCCCGATGGGTATCAGCAGGGCGAGGGGGAGGAAGGGTGA
- the purE gene encoding 5-(carboxyamino)imidazole ribonucleotide mutase yields the protein MTLPLVGIIMGSDSDLPTMQGAIAACEEFSIPCEVGIVSAHRTPERMVEYAKQAHLRGLKVIIAGAGGAAHLPGMVASLTPLPVIGVPVASRHLQGVDSLYSIVQMPAGIPVATVAIGNARNAGLLAIQILATSDAALLEKVQQYRQSLNQMVLEKQSKLDELGYQNYLRDN from the coding sequence ATGACTCTACCGCTAGTTGGCATTATTATGGGCAGCGATTCGGATTTACCGACCATGCAAGGGGCGATCGCAGCCTGCGAAGAATTCAGTATCCCCTGTGAAGTCGGGATTGTCTCAGCACACCGAACGCCAGAACGAATGGTGGAGTATGCCAAACAAGCCCACCTTCGGGGATTGAAAGTAATCATTGCAGGGGCAGGAGGAGCGGCACACCTGCCCGGAATGGTGGCATCGCTGACCCCTTTACCAGTGATTGGGGTGCCGGTTGCCAGTCGTCATCTGCAAGGGGTGGATTCCCTTTATTCGATCGTCCAGATGCCTGCGGGAATTCCGGTAGCAACGGTGGCGATCGGTAATGCCCGCAACGCTGGACTTCTCGCCATCCAAATTCTGGCAACCTCCGACGCAGCACTTTTAGAGAAAGTCCAGCAGTACCGCCAGAGCCTTAACCAAATGGTGCTGGAGAAGCAATCAAAACTGGACGAGCTGGGCTATCAGAACTACCTGAGAGACAACTGA
- a CDS encoding ABC transporter permease — MSRTLYYQISSLLIALCLIAVIILLMGASPIEVISNMGSGAFGTPGQAARVVATLAPLLLCASGLMFTFAAGLYNLGIEGQIVFGAIATMIPIRLFQDVLPPPLVILLAILAGGVGGALWGLLGGILNVYGRINEIFAGLGLNFVADGLALYLIFGPWKKEGVASMSGTEQFKEALWLPTIGNTEASPVSLALAIAALIITMVVLRGTYFGLQLRAVGRNLRASYVLGIPSIRQLMSAFVICGILAGIAGALQVLAVFHRLIPSTSSNLGFLALLVAMLVGFNAWMILPVSLFFSALNIGSLQLPLALNLESSLAGVIQGTLVLFALLGRGLSETDVLTRIKNRIFSWLRNAGARGQESGGL; from the coding sequence ATGTCCCGCACCCTTTATTACCAGATTTCTTCCCTGCTGATTGCGCTTTGTTTGATTGCCGTCATTATCCTGCTGATGGGGGCTTCTCCTATTGAAGTGATTAGCAATATGGGGTCGGGCGCTTTTGGCACTCCGGGGCAGGCTGCCCGTGTGGTGGCAACGCTGGCTCCGTTGTTACTGTGTGCGAGTGGGTTGATGTTTACCTTTGCTGCTGGGTTATACAACCTGGGGATTGAGGGGCAAATTGTGTTCGGGGCAATCGCTACCATGATCCCCATCCGGCTGTTTCAGGATGTCTTACCTCCACCCCTTGTCATTCTGCTAGCAATCCTTGCTGGAGGGGTGGGAGGCGCGCTCTGGGGTTTGCTGGGAGGCATCCTCAATGTGTACGGGCGGATTAATGAAATCTTTGCTGGTTTGGGGTTGAACTTTGTTGCCGATGGTCTGGCGCTTTACCTGATTTTTGGTCCCTGGAAGAAAGAAGGCGTTGCTTCCATGAGCGGCACCGAACAATTTAAAGAGGCACTCTGGTTACCAACGATCGGCAATACGGAGGCCAGTCCTGTCTCCTTGGCGCTTGCGATCGCTGCCCTGATCATTACGATGGTGGTTTTGCGGGGGACTTACTTTGGGTTACAACTGCGAGCAGTTGGGCGCAACCTGCGGGCATCCTATGTGCTGGGAATTCCTTCCATTCGCCAACTCATGAGTGCCTTTGTGATTTGTGGGATCTTAGCCGGAATCGCTGGAGCACTGCAAGTTTTGGCGGTTTTTCATCGTCTGATCCCCAGTACTTCCAGCAATCTGGGATTTCTCGCCTTACTTGTGGCAATGCTGGTAGGCTTCAATGCCTGGATGATTTTGCCCGTTTCCCTATTCTTTAGTGCCCTCAATATTGGCAGTTTGCAACTTCCGCTGGCGCTCAATCTGGAATCATCCCTGGCAGGGGTAATTCAGGGTACCCTGGTTCTTTTTGCCCTATTGGGACGCGGTTTGAGTGAAACGGATGTGCTGACGAGGATTAAAAACCGAATCTTTTCCTGGTTGAGGAATGCAGGAGCCAGAGGCCAGGAGTCAGGAGGACTTTGA
- a CDS encoding ABC transporter permease produces MDTNQLIAILSVAIATSTPLVFACIGETITERSGVINLSAEGTIMLSAMAGFAVAKTTEGMGATPSLILGFASAALVGAVVAWVVAFGALTLKQSQVAIGFVLALLCADLSSFLGNPFVRIPGPSVPSFKIPFLQDIPLIGELFFQSDLLVYLSFGLIILVWVYFYRTRPGLMLRAIGEQPAAAFARGTNVILMRYFYTILGGALMGIAGAAFSLDFKAGWSHRHTAGYGWIALAIVIFGGWNPLRVALSCYLFGILQSVATYAQSAIPNIPTQVLTVAPFVLMILFLVLTSSEWLERLLKLLPPALSRAATQTIHSTPPADLGQAFEQD; encoded by the coding sequence ATGGATACCAACCAACTGATTGCCATTCTTTCTGTCGCGATCGCCACTTCTACCCCGCTTGTATTTGCTTGCATCGGTGAAACCATTACAGAACGAAGTGGTGTCATTAACCTCTCTGCCGAAGGTACGATTATGCTCTCGGCAATGGCGGGGTTTGCGGTTGCCAAAACGACCGAGGGGATGGGGGCTACCCCCAGTCTAATCCTGGGGTTTGCCAGTGCGGCACTGGTTGGCGCGGTGGTGGCATGGGTTGTTGCGTTTGGTGCGCTGACTTTAAAACAGTCCCAGGTGGCGATCGGCTTTGTCCTGGCATTATTGTGTGCTGACCTGTCCTCCTTTCTGGGAAATCCCTTTGTTCGTATTCCAGGACCATCCGTTCCCAGTTTCAAGATCCCTTTTTTGCAAGATATTCCCCTCATTGGTGAACTCTTTTTTCAAAGCGATTTGCTCGTCTACCTCAGTTTTGGGTTGATTATTCTCGTCTGGGTATATTTTTATCGTACTCGTCCGGGGTTAATGCTGCGGGCGATCGGTGAGCAACCTGCCGCTGCCTTCGCTAGAGGGACTAATGTAATTCTCATGCGTTATTTCTACACCATCCTTGGGGGTGCCCTGATGGGGATCGCTGGAGCCGCTTTTTCCCTCGACTTCAAAGCCGGGTGGAGCCATCGCCACACAGCAGGTTACGGTTGGATTGCCCTCGCGATCGTCATTTTTGGTGGCTGGAACCCGCTCCGGGTCGCGCTCAGTTGCTACCTGTTTGGTATTCTGCAATCCGTAGCCACCTATGCCCAAAGCGCCATTCCCAACATTCCAACCCAGGTCTTAACCGTTGCCCCCTTTGTTTTGATGATTTTATTTCTGGTACTGACTTCCAGTGAATGGCTAGAGCGGCTCCTTAAACTCCTCCCACCTGCCCTTAGCCGCGCTGCCACCCAAACGATCCATAGCACCCCACCGGCTGATCTGGGGCAAGCCTTTGAGCAAGACTGA
- a CDS encoding glycosyltransferase family 2 protein: MSRPKVSIIIPAYNAMRYLPETIDSVLAQTFSNFEVLVVDDGSTDAIAEWVLQQTDGRLKLMYQKNQGQAAARNTGIAEAKGEYIAFLDADDLWEASKLEKQVAYLDNHPTVGLVYTWIALADQAGNPTGRIVSSDAAGDVWEEIVEFNMVGCGSTPVIRRHCFDVVGYFVPALSPSEDWDMWIRIAVQFPFGVIREPLVLYRQHPESSSSQCQLMLETSSAVIERAFADAKPEWVDLKSPQLWFLESLPRLESTAQFRFQTSRSLS, from the coding sequence TTGAGCAGACCTAAGGTTTCCATTATCATTCCAGCCTATAACGCGATGCGCTATCTTCCCGAAACGATCGATAGCGTGCTGGCACAAACCTTTAGCAATTTTGAGGTGCTGGTGGTAGATGACGGCAGCACGGATGCGATCGCGGAATGGGTATTGCAACAGACCGATGGACGCCTCAAGCTTATGTATCAGAAAAATCAGGGTCAGGCTGCTGCCCGTAATACAGGAATAGCTGAGGCGAAGGGCGAATATATTGCTTTTCTGGATGCGGATGATCTTTGGGAGGCAAGCAAACTGGAGAAGCAGGTAGCCTATCTGGATAACCATCCAACGGTTGGGTTGGTTTACACCTGGATTGCTTTGGCTGACCAGGCAGGTAATCCCACAGGTCGAATTGTTTCCTCCGATGCGGCAGGAGATGTGTGGGAAGAGATTGTCGAATTTAATATGGTGGGTTGTGGGAGCACGCCCGTTATCCGACGGCATTGCTTTGATGTCGTTGGCTACTTTGTTCCCGCTCTCTCACCCTCCGAAGATTGGGATATGTGGATCAGGATTGCGGTTCAATTTCCGTTTGGCGTGATTCGGGAGCCTCTGGTTTTGTATCGCCAGCATCCGGAGAGTTCCTCCAGCCAGTGCCAGTTAATGCTAGAAACATCAAGCGCGGTGATTGAACGGGCGTTTGCCGATGCTAAGCCAGAATGGGTGGATTTGAAGTCTCCGCAGTTATGGTTCCTTGAATCTCTACCTCGGTTGGAAAGCACTGCGCAATTTAGATTTCAGACAAGCCGATCGCTTTCGTAG
- a CDS encoding serine/threonine-protein kinase has protein sequence MSYCLNPDCQKPQNPDRLERCRNCGAKLLLKERYRPIQPIGQGGFGRTFLAIDEDKPSKPRCVVKQFLPAAHGARHLKKAADLFEQEALRLEELGSHPQIPALLAHFNQDQRQYLVQEFVNGKTLTEVLQDQGVFNEAQIRDVLTSLLPVLEFVHSYGIIHRDIKPSNIILASGRQVGRGYGKSGQPDWAGMLQVLSIETAQGFRDFTGNQFQFSGFLSQSLASPPRELAISDYGRWQWLASQFASYATLSYSQRQYLVADASRLLYEMRRKYEQQGGSGATGLHLVLVDFGAAKEATPTELMKTGTNIGSPEYIAPEQARGKAVFASDLYGLGTTCIHLLTGRSPFDLFDPNHDAWIWRHYLVSPVGEPLGRILDRLLEPGLNRRYASAADVLRELESQPQPSSPIPSGNGIFAPIKLRSNPTAPGSAPPAVSAQSAAKPSAKRRSSKKNAAQNQTWQCLHRFISLGKVYALALTPTSSILASTSGTTIKLWQAQTGQPIRTLTGHLDIVYSLAVSPDGAVLFSGSADKSIRLWDLQTGQRLGTANLHTDTVLSLALSPDGKFLASGSLYDPIKLWDLSNHAEKGELHGHSGRIEALVFSPDGAVLASGSGDASIMVWDMSTGRELRVLKGHTQTIAALAFSPDGKTFASASWDGSVKLWSTQTWREKRTLTVESGRVNAIAFSPDGRTLVTGSDALKLWNPRTGKEFMTLAEHPTAISSVVFSGDSTTIASSSWDGAIRIWEM, from the coding sequence ATGAGCTATTGCCTCAACCCTGACTGTCAGAAACCCCAGAATCCGGACAGGCTTGAACGGTGTCGGAATTGTGGGGCAAAACTGCTGCTGAAGGAGCGCTACCGACCGATTCAACCGATCGGTCAGGGTGGTTTTGGCAGAACATTTCTGGCGATCGATGAGGACAAACCTTCCAAGCCCCGGTGTGTCGTCAAGCAATTCCTGCCAGCGGCTCACGGAGCGCGGCATTTGAAAAAAGCGGCGGATCTGTTTGAGCAGGAAGCGCTGAGGCTGGAAGAATTGGGAAGCCATCCCCAAATTCCCGCATTGCTGGCGCACTTTAACCAGGATCAACGCCAATATCTGGTGCAGGAGTTTGTGAATGGAAAGACGCTGACGGAAGTGTTGCAGGATCAGGGCGTATTCAATGAAGCCCAGATCCGGGATGTACTGACCAGCCTACTGCCTGTGCTGGAGTTTGTTCATTCCTATGGCATTATTCACCGGGATATTAAGCCCAGCAATATCATTCTGGCTTCTGGCAGACAGGTCGGAAGGGGATATGGAAAATCCGGTCAGCCAGATTGGGCGGGGATGTTACAGGTACTTTCGATCGAAACAGCTCAGGGCTTTCGGGATTTTACGGGAAACCAGTTTCAGTTCAGTGGATTTCTGAGCCAGAGTTTAGCTTCACCACCAAGGGAGCTGGCAATTTCCGACTATGGTCGCTGGCAGTGGTTGGCATCTCAGTTTGCCAGTTATGCCACTCTTAGCTATTCTCAACGGCAATATCTGGTTGCCGATGCCAGCCGGTTACTGTACGAAATGCGGCGCAAGTATGAGCAACAAGGCGGATCGGGAGCGACGGGGCTGCATCTGGTACTGGTAGATTTTGGGGCGGCAAAGGAAGCGACCCCTACGGAATTAATGAAAACGGGAACCAATATTGGCAGCCCTGAGTATATTGCCCCTGAACAAGCCAGGGGCAAAGCAGTTTTTGCGAGTGATCTTTATGGACTGGGGACGACTTGTATTCACCTGCTGACCGGACGATCGCCGTTTGACCTGTTTGATCCAAATCATGATGCCTGGATTTGGCGACACTATCTGGTCAGTCCAGTCGGTGAGCCATTGGGACGCATTCTGGACCGTTTATTGGAACCAGGATTAAACCGTCGGTATGCGTCAGCAGCGGACGTTTTGCGAGAGCTGGAGTCGCAGCCCCAACCTTCCAGTCCTATTCCTTCTGGCAATGGCATATTTGCTCCCATTAAGCTCCGATCGAACCCGACCGCTCCTGGTTCTGCGCCACCTGCTGTGTCTGCGCAATCCGCTGCCAAACCTTCTGCTAAACGGCGATCGTCAAAAAAGAATGCGGCTCAAAACCAGACCTGGCAATGCCTCCACCGATTTATCAGTTTGGGAAAGGTCTATGCGCTTGCCCTGACTCCAACCAGTTCCATCCTGGCAAGCACCAGTGGAACGACGATTAAGCTCTGGCAAGCTCAGACAGGTCAACCGATTCGAACCTTGACCGGCCATCTGGATATCGTTTATTCCCTGGCAGTCAGCCCGGATGGAGCCGTTCTTTTTAGCGGCAGTGCAGACAAAAGTATTCGCCTGTGGGATCTTCAGACTGGGCAGCGGTTGGGAACCGCTAATCTGCATACAGATACGGTTCTCAGTCTTGCCCTTAGCCCTGATGGAAAATTTCTTGCCAGCGGTAGCCTTTATGATCCAATCAAACTTTGGGATCTGAGCAACCATGCAGAAAAGGGTGAATTACACGGGCACTCCGGACGGATTGAGGCACTCGTGTTTAGTCCAGACGGTGCAGTTTTGGCGAGTGGCAGCGGAGACGCCAGCATTATGGTCTGGGATATGTCCACTGGTCGAGAACTGCGGGTTCTTAAAGGGCATACCCAGACGATCGCGGCTCTCGCCTTTAGTCCCGATGGCAAAACCTTTGCCAGTGCCAGTTGGGATGGCAGCGTCAAACTGTGGAGCACCCAAACCTGGCGAGAAAAACGCACCCTGACCGTAGAATCTGGTCGTGTCAATGCGATCGCCTTCAGCCCGGATGGTAGAACCCTGGTTACTGGAAGCGACGCCCTCAAACTCTGGAACCCTCGTACAGGTAAAGAATTCATGACCCTGGCTGAGCATCCCACAGCAATTTCATCCGTTGTATTCAGTGGCGACAGCACCACGATCGCCAGTTCTAGTTGGGACGGAGCAATCCGGATTTGGGAGATGTAG
- a CDS encoding ribosomal protein L7/L12 produces the protein MFNVTEEGGISYYFDLGGSVSGTLPAKATEETYDVVLAWVPPNQRRLVVREIRQMKSLEWRQAKALIKQLPKPVTIEQQVSKATAEKFRQRLEALGAEVLVILN, from the coding sequence ATTTTCAATGTCACGGAGGAAGGTGGCATTTCCTACTACTTTGATCTGGGTGGCTCAGTTTCTGGCACTCTCCCAGCCAAAGCTACGGAAGAAACCTATGATGTTGTACTGGCCTGGGTTCCTCCTAATCAACGGCGTTTGGTCGTGCGGGAAATCCGGCAGATGAAAAGCCTGGAATGGCGACAGGCAAAAGCGTTGATTAAACAACTGCCCAAGCCAGTCACAATTGAGCAACAGGTCTCAAAAGCGACCGCCGAAAAGTTCAGGCAACGCCTGGAAGCCCTGGGCGCGGAAGTGCTGGTCATTTTGAATTGA
- a CDS encoding FHA domain-containing protein, which produces MKSESDLTDILNPQSTEISSRSISSGASLQRKQPSQPYPNYLDAEGDDALFAKAQTLMINQSPDAVIDSAFEAPSETIKYIQGVVQGQRVYIITNLLGESESLVQPQMVWTIGRNREAALPLKDRAMSRRHAVLMFVREVGFQLIDLNSMNGSFVNGVRIQQRHILKDGDRVRVGSINFTFLISRSHRSLDAIHPEVLARFNACETISADFMDYEALEDPEVLFKKRQ; this is translated from the coding sequence ATGAAATCAGAATCCGATTTAACTGACATCCTCAACCCTCAGTCTACTGAAATTTCCTCCAGGTCAATTTCTTCGGGAGCTTCGCTTCAAAGGAAACAACCTAGCCAACCCTACCCCAACTACCTTGATGCAGAAGGGGATGATGCTTTGTTTGCCAAAGCGCAAACCTTGATGATTAATCAATCTCCTGATGCCGTTATTGACTCGGCATTTGAAGCCCCTTCAGAAACGATTAAATACATTCAAGGGGTGGTACAGGGGCAGCGTGTTTACATCATTACGAACTTGTTAGGAGAGTCAGAGAGTTTGGTTCAGCCCCAAATGGTGTGGACGATCGGACGCAACCGGGAAGCGGCTTTACCCTTGAAGGATCGGGCGATGTCACGGCGTCATGCCGTTTTGATGTTTGTGCGGGAGGTTGGTTTCCAGTTAATTGACCTGAATAGTATGAACGGCTCGTTTGTCAACGGCGTTCGGATTCAGCAACGGCATATCTTGAAGGATGGCGATCGGGTGCGGGTCGGCAGCATTAACTTCACCTTTCTGATCAGTCGCAGTCACCGCTCCCTGGATGCGATTCACCCGGAGGTGCTTGCCCGATTCAATGCCTGTGAAACGATCTCTGCGGATTTTATGGATTATGAGGCATTGGAAGACCCAGAAGTTTTGTTTAAGAAAAGGCAATAA
- a CDS encoding transposase: MTIAQREQQIHRVKAVSFQPELDEALEQALREAVISAVKITLESALKEELKAELAKMGDDRPRRSGYFQRRLDTQYGQVKDLRVPKLRERNPEREWQILQRYQRGLGNLLNWLCCLYVMGLSLRDLQEALYFLIGHVLSRSAVNQVTLQIQQHLDTRRLAPIGKTPAILIVDGVWVEIQYTREAFKLDRAGHLRQSRQAEERVILAVLAVWEDGSYEILHYEIASDEGEAEWEALFEHLIARGLQADAVKLVVSDGSLGLPKALKKTLPQAQQQRCITHKIRGIERYLSYEDLPKTDEQEQPLKREDAKRQRRFEIASEAYQIYNAETLEQARQRLEQFITKWETQEPKAIQVFQRDLELTLTFYQFAPNLHRHIRTTNHLERLFREFRTKSDEIGAFPHETSCLTVFFLVIERDHAKHDRKTVAKNS; this comes from the coding sequence ATGACCATAGCCCAACGAGAACAACAAATCCATCGAGTCAAAGCCGTCAGTTTTCAACCTGAACTGGATGAGGCGTTAGAACAGGCCCTCAGAGAGGCCGTCATCAGTGCCGTCAAAATCACCTTGGAGAGCGCACTGAAAGAGGAACTCAAGGCAGAACTAGCCAAAATGGGAGACGATCGACCTCGACGTTCCGGGTATTTTCAACGGAGACTCGATACCCAGTATGGCCAGGTGAAGGATTTGCGAGTTCCGAAATTACGAGAACGCAACCCAGAACGAGAGTGGCAGATTCTCCAACGTTACCAACGGGGCTTAGGCAACCTGCTCAACTGGTTGTGTTGTTTGTATGTGATGGGACTGTCGTTGAGAGATTTGCAAGAGGCGCTATATTTTCTCATAGGACATGTGCTTTCCCGCAGTGCTGTGAACCAAGTCACCCTCCAGATTCAGCAACACTTAGACACTCGTCGCTTAGCCCCGATTGGCAAAACCCCTGCGATATTAATCGTCGATGGGGTGTGGGTAGAGATTCAATATACCCGAGAAGCGTTTAAGCTAGACCGGGCAGGACATCTGCGACAAAGTCGGCAGGCCGAAGAACGGGTAATTTTGGCAGTTCTAGCCGTCTGGGAGGATGGGTCTTATGAAATCCTGCATTATGAGATTGCCTCCGACGAAGGAGAAGCAGAGTGGGAGGCCTTGTTTGAGCATTTAATCGCCCGAGGACTGCAAGCCGATGCGGTGAAATTAGTGGTCAGTGATGGCAGTTTGGGATTGCCCAAGGCGTTGAAAAAGACCTTGCCCCAGGCCCAACAGCAACGCTGTATCACGCACAAAATCCGAGGGATTGAGCGCTATTTGAGTTATGAGGATTTGCCGAAAACCGATGAGCAGGAACAACCCCTGAAGCGGGAAGATGCCAAACGGCAGCGTCGATTTGAAATTGCCTCTGAGGCTTATCAAATCTACAATGCAGAGACTTTGGAGCAGGCAAGGCAACGGTTAGAGCAATTCATCACCAAATGGGAAACACAAGAACCCAAAGCCATCCAAGTCTTTCAACGCGATCTAGAGTTGACCCTGACTTTCTATCAATTTGCACCAAACCTGCATCGGCATATTCGCACCACTAATCATTTGGAGCGGCTATTTCGAGAATTTCGCACCAAGTCAGATGAAATTGGGGCATTCCCGCATGAAACGAGTTGCCTCACTGTCTTTTTCCTCGTGATTGAGCGTGATCATGCCAAACATGACCGTAAAACCGTGGCGAAAAATTCGTGA